One genomic segment of Desulfonatronum thioautotrophicum includes these proteins:
- the metG gene encoding methionine--tRNA ligase, which yields MQPFFLSTPIYYVNARPHLGHAYTTAVADSMVRFQKLMGRKTFFLTGTDEHGDKIVRAADAHGTTPQDYVDTVSAEFRKLWDALGFEYDDFIRTTESRHGHRVQQFLQRIYDQGDIYHGEYGGHYCFGCERFYTEKELRDGQCPDHLTTPEFIQEKNYFFRMSKYLEPLRKHIEAHPDFIRPERYRNEVLGLLREDLGDLCISRPKSRLSWGIELPFDPEYVTYVWFDALLNYITALEWPDGEQFATFWPQAQHLVAKDILKPHAVFWPCMLLSAGLPLYRHLNVHGYWLVQDTKMSKSLGNVVEPLDFAEKYGRGPFRYFLLREMQFGQDANVSEESLRGRFNADLANDLGNLFSRVLSMNQKYFQGRTPSPGPIRPEEEALHVLASECLENYQAHFQRFQFSLGLESLWVLVRALNKYVDASQPWALFKQGQTDLLGTVMYTLLEGMRKVALHLWPVMPGESEEMLSQLGQRASVEQWPHLADEILRWGGLEPGTKVAAASSLFPRLETLKSEKSEAKQAKPVARAQGDKNIGGKPDATPAQKQDETLELLEFADFQRLDLRIGSVISAEPVQKADKLLHLHVDLGEAEPRSIVAGIAEHWSPGNLVGRQVVVVANLKPRKLRGTLSQGMVLAVHAPEGLRLLAPSGIVPPGSKVS from the coding sequence GTGCAACCATTTTTTTTGTCCACCCCCATCTACTATGTGAATGCCCGGCCCCACTTGGGACATGCCTATACCACGGCCGTGGCCGACTCCATGGTTCGCTTTCAGAAATTAATGGGGCGCAAGACCTTCTTTCTGACCGGCACGGATGAGCATGGCGACAAAATCGTCCGTGCAGCTGATGCGCATGGAACCACTCCGCAGGACTACGTTGACACGGTCAGCGCCGAGTTTCGAAAGCTTTGGGACGCCCTGGGATTTGAATACGACGACTTCATTCGCACCACCGAATCCCGCCATGGACATCGCGTGCAACAGTTTTTGCAGCGCATTTATGACCAGGGAGACATTTATCACGGGGAATACGGGGGACATTACTGTTTTGGCTGCGAGCGCTTCTACACCGAGAAGGAGTTGCGCGACGGGCAGTGTCCGGATCACCTCACCACCCCGGAGTTCATCCAGGAAAAGAACTACTTTTTTCGGATGTCAAAGTATCTTGAGCCGTTACGCAAGCATATTGAAGCCCACCCGGACTTCATTCGGCCAGAGCGCTACCGCAACGAAGTCCTGGGGCTTTTGCGGGAAGATCTTGGGGATCTTTGCATTTCCCGTCCCAAGAGCCGGCTCTCCTGGGGAATCGAGCTGCCTTTTGATCCGGAATACGTGACCTATGTCTGGTTCGACGCTCTGCTGAACTATATCACGGCCCTGGAATGGCCGGATGGGGAGCAGTTTGCCACATTCTGGCCCCAGGCCCAGCATCTGGTGGCCAAGGACATCCTCAAGCCGCACGCCGTCTTCTGGCCCTGCATGCTGCTGTCCGCCGGACTGCCGCTCTATCGCCATCTGAACGTCCATGGCTACTGGTTGGTCCAGGACACCAAGATGAGCAAAAGCCTGGGCAACGTGGTGGAACCACTGGATTTCGCTGAAAAGTACGGACGCGGACCATTTCGCTATTTCCTGCTCCGGGAGATGCAGTTCGGGCAGGATGCCAATGTGTCTGAGGAATCCTTGCGCGGACGCTTCAACGCGGATCTGGCCAACGACCTCGGCAACCTGTTCAGTCGGGTGCTGAGCATGAACCAGAAATATTTTCAGGGGCGAACACCGTCTCCCGGCCCGATTCGTCCTGAAGAAGAGGCGCTGCATGTGCTGGCCTCGGAATGTCTGGAAAATTATCAGGCCCATTTTCAGCGTTTCCAGTTTTCCCTGGGGCTGGAGTCACTCTGGGTGCTGGTCCGGGCGTTGAATAAATATGTGGATGCATCCCAGCCGTGGGCCCTTTTCAAGCAGGGCCAGACGGATCTTCTCGGCACCGTGATGTACACCCTGCTGGAAGGCATGCGCAAGGTTGCCCTTCATTTATGGCCGGTGATGCCCGGGGAGAGCGAGGAGATGTTGAGCCAGCTTGGTCAGCGTGCATCGGTGGAGCAATGGCCGCACCTGGCTGACGAGATTCTGCGCTGGGGAGGTCTGGAACCCGGAACCAAGGTGGCCGCTGCTTCCAGCCTTTTTCCTCGCCTGGAAACACTGAAGTCGGAAAAGTCCGAGGCCAAACAGGCCAAGCCTGTTGCACGAGCACAAGGTGACAAGAACATTGGCGGGAAGCCGGATGCAACGCCGGCTCAAAAACAGGACGAGACCCTGGAACTTTTGGAATTCGCGGATTTTCAGCGCCTGGACCTGCGCATCGGCTCGGTGATCTCAGCCGAACCGGTGCAGAAGGCGGACAAGCTGTTGCATCTGCATGTGGATCTGGGCGAAGCCGAGCCCAGGAGCATCGTGGCCGGCATCGCCGAACACTGGTCTCCGGGGAATCTTGTCGGCCGGCAGGTCGTGGTGGTGGCCAACCTTAAACCCCGCAAACTGCGCGGTACCCTGTCCCAGGGAATGGTCTTGGCGGTACATGCCCCCGAAGGGCTGCGTCTGCTGGCTCCCTCGGGTATTGTCCCTCCAGGCAGCAAGGTGTCATAA
- the phoU gene encoding phosphate signaling complex protein PhoU translates to MPSRLPFHQELQRMHDHILLIAAAAEESLNKAVQAINQRDLEIAEEVIEADKHINMLECEINEMALQMLALSQPVARDLRFIIGGNWIARNIERVGDQAVNIAERAILLATRPPLPNQDMLSRIAEISVEMYKNAIDAFRGHDEKMARYVCISDEEVDELDVLILRKLIDHMISDTFSAERSVHALLASHCFERVADLSVNIAENAIFIDKGENIKHSCQKL, encoded by the coding sequence ATGCCATCGCGACTACCGTTCCACCAGGAACTTCAACGAATGCACGACCATATCCTGCTCATTGCCGCCGCTGCCGAGGAAAGCCTGAACAAGGCCGTTCAGGCGATCAACCAACGTGACCTGGAAATCGCCGAGGAGGTGATTGAGGCGGACAAGCATATCAACATGCTGGAGTGCGAAATCAATGAGATGGCCCTCCAGATGCTTGCCCTCTCCCAGCCCGTGGCCAGGGACCTCCGGTTTATCATCGGCGGAAACTGGATCGCCAGAAACATCGAGCGCGTGGGTGACCAGGCCGTGAACATCGCCGAACGGGCCATCCTGCTGGCCACCCGGCCACCTCTGCCAAACCAGGATATGCTGTCGCGCATCGCCGAAATCAGTGTGGAGATGTATAAAAACGCCATTGACGCCTTCCGCGGTCATGATGAAAAAATGGCCCGGTATGTCTGCATATCCGATGAAGAAGTGGACGAACTGGACGTACTGATCCTGCGCAAGCTCATCGACCATATGATCAGCGACACATTTTCAGCCGAGCGTTCTGTGCATGCCCTGCTTGCGTCGCACTGCTTTGAGCGCGTAGCCGATCTCTCCGTGAACATCGCGGAAAATGCCATTTTCATCGACAAGGGCGAGAACATCAAACACAGCTGCCAAAAGCTTTAA
- the recA gene encoding recombinase RecA, translating to MARKPAVEPQDARREALQTALTTIERKYGQGSVMRLSDDAHQAIEAIPSGSIGLDLALGIGGIPRGRVTEIYGPESSGKTTLALHMIAEAQKMGGICAFIDAEHALDVTYARRLGVKTDELLISQPDYGEQALDIADMLVRSGGVDLIVIDSVAALIPQSELEGNMGETQVGSQARLMSHALRKLTATIHKSKTSVLFINQIRMKIGVVGYGSPETTPGGNALKFYASVRLDIRRIQTIKDKDESVGIKARVKVVKNKVAPPFREAVFDIMYGTGISREGEILELGVDHKIVDKSGSWFSFGSERLGQGYENVRAFLQENPDLRQSIEDQLLRHLGMAEEKDMVVSAPQTDDPQGAS from the coding sequence ATGGCTCGCAAACCCGCAGTTGAACCGCAGGACGCCCGTCGGGAGGCGTTGCAGACCGCTTTGACGACCATTGAACGCAAATACGGCCAAGGTTCGGTCATGCGCCTTTCCGATGACGCCCATCAGGCCATCGAGGCCATCCCTTCCGGTTCCATCGGCCTGGATTTGGCTCTGGGTATTGGCGGTATTCCCCGGGGGAGAGTGACCGAGATTTATGGACCGGAGTCTTCGGGCAAGACCACACTGGCCCTGCACATGATCGCGGAGGCCCAGAAGATGGGCGGAATCTGCGCCTTCATCGACGCGGAGCATGCTTTGGACGTGACCTATGCCCGCCGTCTTGGGGTCAAGACGGATGAATTGTTGATTTCCCAGCCGGACTACGGCGAGCAGGCCCTGGATATCGCGGATATGCTGGTCCGTTCCGGCGGGGTGGACCTGATCGTCATTGATTCGGTGGCCGCCCTGATTCCCCAATCCGAACTGGAGGGGAATATGGGGGAAACCCAGGTCGGGTCCCAGGCGCGCTTGATGTCTCATGCGCTGCGCAAGCTCACCGCGACCATCCACAAGTCCAAGACGTCCGTGCTGTTTATCAACCAAATCCGGATGAAAATCGGAGTAGTGGGCTACGGCAGCCCGGAAACGACACCGGGGGGCAACGCATTGAAGTTTTACGCCTCGGTGCGTCTGGATATTCGACGGATCCAGACCATCAAGGACAAGGACGAGTCCGTGGGCATCAAAGCCCGGGTCAAGGTGGTCAAGAACAAGGTTGCCCCACCGTTTCGGGAGGCGGTTTTCGATATCATGTATGGTACAGGCATTTCCCGGGAAGGTGAAATTTTAGAGTTGGGAGTAGATCACAAAATTGTGGATAAGAGCGGCTCCTGGTTTTCTTTTGGCTCCGAACGGCTGGGCCAGGGATACGAGAACGTTCGGGCTTTTTTGCAGGAAAACCCGGACCTGCGCCAATCCATAGAGGATCAACTGCTACGCCACCTGGGAATGGCCGAGGAAAAGGACATGGTGGTTTCCGCGCCGCAGACGGATGACCCGCAAGGCGCATCCTAA
- a CDS encoding PSP1 domain-containing protein, protein MSNILAVRIASGNRLLLFRSDPYVVSLGDPVLVQVEGELHMGKVERMTPATDVASTANGMYAENLTLPEQPVQTPSGLPASDATEALSGEQPFSGTSAGASGISSCPESSTRSERSDHAAATPQNHERNGESQALISAIFRPATEEDLIQDRENRELARKAYLFCRECVAERGLDMKLVDVELLFDGSKMIFYFTAPSRIDFRELVKDLVRAYRTRIELRQIGARHETQMLGGLGNCGQLVCCQRFLRQFAPSTIKMAKEQNLFLNPAKISGVCNRLLCCLSYEQPNYDEFLNQCPKIGKRFSTSLGTAKVIRANYFRRTLSLYMEPGGEREVDLDEWRRMVSMPGEGGQTDRRGTAPRSGRPEEAGLAPTHQRGKSVSVAPAMATEPREYPDKDSQTKPDAGQVSSESPSGRKRTKRSGRKGKSRTESSPSAEAKVEPSDAPTEAPPPGGTVSATSGKPKRRSRSSRRKPKKQSGSAPEQR, encoded by the coding sequence ATGAGCAATATCCTCGCTGTGCGCATCGCCTCAGGTAATCGTCTGCTGTTATTCCGTTCCGACCCGTACGTCGTCTCTCTTGGTGATCCTGTGTTGGTTCAGGTGGAGGGTGAGCTGCACATGGGCAAGGTGGAGCGTATGACTCCCGCGACGGACGTCGCCTCCACGGCGAACGGAATGTATGCGGAGAATTTGACGCTTCCTGAACAGCCAGTTCAGACTCCGTCAGGGCTCCCAGCTTCCGATGCAACGGAGGCACTATCTGGGGAGCAACCTTTTTCGGGCACATCTGCAGGGGCAAGTGGGATTTCGTCCTGCCCTGAGTCATCAACCCGCTCTGAGCGGAGCGACCATGCAGCCGCAACACCCCAGAATCACGAAAGGAACGGTGAGAGCCAGGCACTGATTTCGGCCATCTTTCGACCAGCCACGGAAGAAGATCTGATCCAGGACCGGGAAAATCGGGAATTGGCTCGCAAGGCCTATTTATTTTGCCGAGAATGCGTGGCTGAGCGCGGGCTGGACATGAAACTGGTGGACGTGGAATTGCTTTTTGACGGTAGCAAGATGATCTTCTACTTCACCGCCCCGAGTCGCATTGATTTTCGGGAATTGGTCAAAGATCTGGTCCGCGCATACCGCACTCGCATCGAATTGCGTCAGATCGGTGCTCGTCATGAAACCCAGATGCTCGGCGGATTGGGGAATTGCGGCCAACTGGTATGCTGCCAGCGCTTTTTGCGTCAATTTGCGCCATCGACCATCAAGATGGCCAAAGAGCAGAATCTGTTTTTGAACCCGGCAAAGATTTCCGGTGTCTGCAATCGTCTGCTGTGTTGTTTGAGTTATGAACAGCCCAACTATGATGAATTTTTGAATCAATGCCCGAAAATCGGCAAGCGGTTTTCCACATCTCTGGGCACGGCCAAAGTGATCAGAGCCAACTATTTCCGCCGGACCCTGTCACTGTACATGGAACCCGGAGGTGAGCGGGAAGTGGATCTGGATGAGTGGCGACGCATGGTTTCCATGCCTGGAGAAGGCGGGCAGACTGATCGGCGCGGGACGGCGCCCCGTTCCGGAAGGCCGGAGGAAGCCGGCCTCGCCCCAACGCACCAACGTGGGAAATCCGTCTCAGTTGCTCCCGCCATGGCAACGGAACCCCGAGAATATCCTGACAAGGACTCCCAGACCAAGCCGGATGCCGGGCAAGTGTCTTCGGAAAGTCCCTCAGGACGAAAAAGAACCAAGCGGTCTGGACGCAAAGGGAAGTCCCGAACGGAATCATCACCTTCCGCAGAGGCCAAGGTCGAGCCAAGCGATGCCCCCACCGAGGCTCCACCTCCCGGAGGGACCGTTTCCGCAACCTCGGGCAAGCCCAAACGCCGTTCCCGATCATCACGCCGCAAGCCCAAGAAACAATCAGGTTCAGCCCCGGAACAACGCTGA
- a CDS encoding Solitary outer membrane autotransporter beta-barrel domain: MQRWFLMVVLLSLFVVQTGKFAQAQQLSGDVLEEFRAEMQDFFKFTSSILITFTSQTGVTQGNFVFSSDIDEDYSLKVFKAPLRYYLVPAENRLRPFVTLSYGHARTSVTYRSADYYPEDLDVRDRDRSRTNSFGVKTGASWEYRPGFTLEPFLGVAYSHIEYLYEFNTRFMREIIELFPELDRDAYNTTVDLYSVSSGLRHSLDYPLGPGLFGFDLQYVYQYSRPWRSKSSFVDFSAHSSFLGTTLDYELPTGLNLLDRELSIKPFVSRTDLFGDFNKGMHLHHFYEFGMNLILDVGPFRNLFSRISLGGSYITGENFQGWKFGLTFI, translated from the coding sequence ATGCAACGGTGGTTTTTGATGGTCGTTCTGCTCAGCCTTTTCGTGGTTCAGACCGGGAAATTCGCGCAGGCACAGCAGTTGTCCGGGGATGTGTTGGAGGAGTTTCGGGCTGAGATGCAAGATTTTTTCAAGTTCACCAGCTCCATTCTGATCACCTTTACGTCGCAGACCGGAGTCACGCAAGGCAATTTTGTTTTTTCCAGTGATATTGATGAAGACTACTCCCTGAAGGTGTTCAAGGCCCCTTTGCGATATTATCTCGTTCCGGCGGAGAATCGGTTGCGGCCTTTTGTAACCTTGTCTTATGGTCACGCCAGGACGTCCGTGACCTATCGTTCAGCGGATTATTATCCCGAGGATCTCGATGTTCGGGATCGGGACCGGAGTCGGACGAACAGTTTCGGGGTGAAGACCGGAGCAAGTTGGGAATATCGGCCGGGTTTTACCCTGGAGCCGTTTCTCGGTGTCGCGTATAGCCATATCGAGTATCTGTATGAGTTCAATACCCGGTTCATGCGAGAAATAATTGAACTCTTTCCCGAATTGGACCGGGATGCGTACAACACCACCGTTGACCTCTATTCCGTGAGCAGCGGACTACGACATTCCCTGGACTATCCATTGGGGCCAGGGCTCTTTGGGTTTGATCTGCAGTATGTCTACCAATATTCCAGGCCTTGGCGTTCCAAGAGCAGTTTCGTGGATTTTTCCGCCCACAGCAGCTTCCTGGGCACAACTTTGGACTACGAACTGCCGACCGGGCTGAATTTGTTGGATCGCGAGCTTTCCATCAAGCCCTTTGTCTCTCGAACGGATTTGTTCGGGGATTTCAATAAGGGAATGCATCTGCACCATTTTTATGAATTCGGTATGAACCTGATCCTGGATGTCGGTCCATTCAGGAATCTCTTTTCCCGAATCTCTCTGGGGGGATCCTATATTACCGGAGAAAACTTTCAAGGTTGGAAGTTTGGTTTGACATTTATCTGA
- the phoU gene encoding phosphate signaling complex protein PhoU, with translation MTTFFMNRLEELKISATSMAALCEKALDKAQRGYFQRDTSLAKEVMAGDEQINFLELEVDQAALKLLALDHPMAKDLRYIVGTMNIGLDLERIGDEAYNIARRSLFLSGRPPLPYFPAMENLGQMAMDMLSGAIAAYLNGDAESALEICQQDEKASTETVKVIKALIDYMVNEAPAVERCVHSIFIARSLERISDLSSNIAESVLFITKGVNLKAGCRR, from the coding sequence ATGACCACTTTTTTCATGAATCGCCTTGAGGAACTCAAGATATCGGCCACGAGCATGGCGGCCCTGTGCGAAAAGGCCCTGGACAAGGCTCAACGCGGTTATTTCCAGCGCGACACCAGCCTGGCCAAGGAAGTCATGGCCGGAGACGAGCAGATCAACTTTCTGGAATTGGAGGTGGACCAGGCTGCCCTGAAACTGCTCGCCCTGGACCACCCCATGGCCAAGGACCTGCGATACATCGTCGGAACAATGAACATTGGTTTGGACCTGGAGCGCATTGGCGACGAAGCCTATAACATTGCCAGGAGATCCCTCTTTTTGTCCGGCCGCCCCCCGCTCCCCTATTTTCCGGCCATGGAGAACCTTGGCCAAATGGCCATGGACATGCTGTCCGGGGCCATTGCCGCCTACCTGAATGGCGACGCGGAGTCGGCCCTGGAAATTTGCCAGCAGGATGAAAAAGCCTCCACGGAAACCGTCAAGGTTATCAAGGCCTTGATCGATTACATGGTCAACGAGGCTCCGGCCGTGGAACGCTGCGTCCACTCCATATTCATAGCCCGTTCCCTGGAACGAATCAGCGACCTGTCCTCGAACATCGCTGAATCCGTCCTTTTCATCACCAAGGGTGTCAACCTCAAGGCCGGTTGCAGGCGCTGA
- the alaS gene encoding alanine--tRNA ligase — MITAASIRQKFLDFFARNGHEIVASSSLVPREDPSLLFTNAGMVQFKKAFLGQEKRESGRAVSSQKCLRVGGKHNDLENVGRTARHHTFFEMLGNFSFGDYFKAEAVDFAWRFLTEELELPKTRLYVTVFREDDEAEEIWKRVAGIPGERIFRLDEEDNFWSMGDTGPCGPCSEILIDQGEAMSCGPDCGIGRCECDRYLEIWNLVFMQYERDASGTMHPLPKPSIDTGMGLERISAVCQGVYSNFACDLFTPLIAQISELSGRSYGTTEDGDTAMRVIADHGRSVAFLVADGIVPSNEGRGYVLRRLVRRAFRFGRLLGLEGPFLHKVCDHVCSMMGETFPELLESQTFMGRVVMQEEERFGQTLDKGLKLLAEELETLAAREERRVSGETIFKLYDTFGFPVDIVHDVAGKQGFAVDEDGFRNCMAEQKQRAKSAWKGSGENDPAVLFGHLLEAGLSTRFVGYDNITTRSRITALTDAHGVSVDKLSAGATGWLVVAGTPFYAASGGQVGDQGHVLSTTGLGDVTDVVKVGQDLAVQLLSVREGELFLDQEVELQVSEGLRLDTARHHTCTHLLQAALRRVLGEHVRQAGSFVSPDVLRFDFTHTMALTPEELSAVEDDVNQAIMKDIALDVVVTTPEDAQERGALAFFGEKYGREVRVVSVPGLSTELCGGTHLCSTGQAGSFVILSESGIAAGVRRIEALAGFKALAHWRNQTAILREATILLKATPTDLLGKMQNLLSQYRETVKQKEALEGQLRSGQGAGLAAQVEDVAGVPLLAAAVEVQDAKAMREMMDDLRSKISSGVIVLVAEADGKAMLTVAVSKDLQSRFTAANLVKALAPLVGGKGGGRPDMAQAGGNDPGGIPLVLEQARSLVAG; from the coding sequence GTGATTACTGCTGCATCCATTCGCCAGAAATTTTTAGATTTTTTTGCCCGTAATGGCCATGAAATCGTGGCCAGCTCTTCCCTTGTGCCACGGGAAGATCCATCGTTGCTGTTCACCAACGCGGGGATGGTCCAGTTCAAGAAGGCCTTTCTGGGGCAGGAAAAGCGTGAATCCGGCCGGGCTGTCAGTTCCCAGAAATGTCTGCGCGTTGGGGGAAAGCATAACGATCTGGAGAATGTCGGACGCACGGCCCGGCATCATACCTTTTTCGAAATGCTCGGCAATTTTTCTTTCGGCGACTACTTCAAGGCCGAGGCCGTTGATTTTGCATGGCGGTTTTTGACCGAGGAACTGGAACTGCCCAAGACACGGCTTTACGTTACGGTGTTCCGTGAAGACGACGAGGCTGAAGAGATCTGGAAGCGGGTGGCGGGTATTCCCGGCGAGCGGATCTTCCGTCTGGACGAGGAGGACAATTTTTGGTCCATGGGGGATACTGGCCCATGCGGGCCCTGCTCGGAAATCCTGATAGACCAGGGAGAGGCCATGTCCTGTGGTCCGGACTGTGGTATTGGTCGGTGCGAATGTGACCGGTATCTGGAGATCTGGAATCTGGTTTTCATGCAGTACGAGCGGGACGCCTCGGGCACGATGCATCCCTTGCCCAAGCCGAGCATTGACACGGGGATGGGGCTGGAGCGGATAAGTGCGGTTTGCCAGGGGGTCTATTCCAATTTTGCCTGCGATTTGTTCACTCCGTTGATTGCCCAGATCTCCGAACTCTCCGGGAGATCCTACGGGACCACCGAAGATGGCGATACGGCCATGCGCGTGATCGCGGATCATGGCCGTTCCGTAGCCTTTCTGGTCGCCGATGGGATCGTCCCGTCCAATGAGGGACGCGGCTATGTTCTACGGCGTTTGGTCCGACGGGCGTTTCGTTTCGGGCGGCTGTTGGGGCTGGAGGGCCCCTTTTTGCACAAAGTGTGCGACCATGTCTGCTCCATGATGGGCGAGACGTTCCCCGAGCTTTTGGAGAGCCAAACCTTCATGGGTAGAGTGGTGATGCAGGAGGAGGAGCGCTTTGGGCAGACCCTGGACAAGGGGTTGAAATTGCTGGCTGAGGAACTGGAGACACTGGCTGCCCGGGAAGAGCGACGGGTTTCCGGAGAGACCATTTTCAAGCTTTACGACACCTTCGGCTTTCCTGTGGACATTGTCCACGACGTGGCCGGCAAGCAGGGCTTTGCCGTGGATGAAGACGGATTCCGGAACTGCATGGCCGAGCAGAAGCAACGGGCCAAATCGGCCTGGAAAGGTAGCGGTGAGAACGATCCGGCCGTACTGTTCGGCCATCTGTTGGAAGCCGGTTTGAGTACTCGATTCGTCGGCTACGACAACATCACGACGCGAAGTCGGATCACGGCGTTAACCGATGCCCACGGCGTCAGCGTGGACAAGCTGTCAGCGGGCGCAACCGGCTGGCTGGTGGTAGCTGGAACGCCGTTTTACGCTGCCTCGGGGGGACAAGTCGGTGATCAAGGTCATGTACTGTCGACAACGGGCCTGGGGGACGTCACGGATGTGGTCAAGGTCGGCCAGGACCTGGCTGTTCAGCTTCTGAGCGTCCGTGAAGGAGAACTGTTCCTGGACCAGGAGGTGGAGCTGCAGGTCTCCGAAGGTCTGCGATTGGACACCGCCCGCCACCATACCTGCACCCACCTGCTCCAGGCTGCGTTGCGCAGGGTCCTTGGCGAGCATGTCCGCCAAGCCGGTTCCTTTGTTTCACCGGATGTCCTGCGATTCGATTTCACCCATACCATGGCGCTTACCCCGGAAGAGCTTTCCGCCGTAGAAGACGACGTAAACCAGGCCATCATGAAAGATATTGCCCTGGATGTGGTGGTGACGACCCCTGAAGATGCGCAAGAGCGTGGCGCACTGGCGTTTTTCGGGGAAAAGTATGGACGGGAGGTCCGGGTGGTCAGCGTTCCCGGGTTGTCCACGGAATTGTGCGGTGGAACCCACCTGTGCTCGACCGGTCAAGCCGGTAGCTTCGTAATTCTCTCCGAGTCCGGGATTGCCGCCGGGGTTCGCCGCATTGAGGCCCTGGCCGGGTTTAAGGCCCTGGCACACTGGCGCAATCAAACCGCGATCCTCCGGGAAGCCACCATTCTCCTCAAAGCCACACCAACGGATCTCCTCGGAAAAATGCAAAACCTGCTTTCCCAGTATCGGGAGACGGTCAAGCAAAAAGAGGCTTTGGAGGGCCAGTTACGTTCCGGACAGGGGGCCGGGCTGGCGGCCCAGGTCGAGGACGTGGCCGGTGTTCCCTTGTTGGCCGCGGCTGTGGAAGTCCAGGACGCCAAGGCCATGCGGGAGATGATGGACGACTTGCGCTCGAAAATCAGCTCCGGAGTGATCGTCCTGGTTGCCGAAGCCGATGGCAAGGCCATGCTGACCGTTGCCGTGAGCAAGGATCTGCAGTCCCGATTTACGGCCGCGAATCTGGTGAAGGCTCTGGCCCCTCTTGTGGGTGGCAAGGGGGGCGGGAGGCCGGACATGGCCCAGGCCGGTGGGAATGACCCAGGGGGCATCCCCCTGGTTCTTGAGCAGGCTCGAAGTCTGGTCGCAGGTTGA